From the genome of Cololabis saira isolate AMF1-May2022 chromosome 1, fColSai1.1, whole genome shotgun sequence:
ttcaaaatggccgacttcctgttcggttttggccatggcgccaagagacttttctttaagttgtgacatgatacaggtgtgtaccgattttcgtgcatgtacgtcaaaccatattgtggggcttgaggcacaaagttttccggggggcgctgttgagccattttgccacgcccattaatacaaaccatgaaatatcaaatttatcgccaggcctgccttgcatgcaaaatttggtggcttttggggaactatcaaatatggaccaatcagatgaaggggggcgcgctttttggcgtctagtgtcgccacggtaacacttttgaaagagaaaagtaatgcgcgtagtcgcaggatggagacgcacattttgatgtataacacatctgggtgcacgttacggttcgggccgtattaattctcgaaggaatggctcatattgctccaaaattacgtgattaattcagaatgttcaaaatggccgacatcctgttcggtttcggccatggcgccaagagacttttctttaagttgcgacatgatacaggtgtgtaccgattttcgttcatgtacgtcaaaccatattatggggcttgaggcgcaaagttttttctgtctgaaccaaccagatgaagggtgggcgcgctttttggcgtctagcgtcgccacggtaacgcttttgaaagagaaaagtaatgcgtgttgtcgcaggatggagacgcacatttttatgtataacacacttgggggcacgttacggttcgggccgtattaactgccgaaggaatggcataaattgtgccaaagtgacacgattaattcaaaatggctgacttcctgttcggtttcggccatgtcgccaagagacttttctttaagttgtgtactgatacaggagtgtagcgatttttgtgcatgtacgtcaaaccgtattgtggggcttgaggcacaaagttttccggggggcgctgttgagccattttgccacgcccattaatgtaaaccattaaatatcaaatttttcgccaggcctgacttgcatgcaaaatttggtgactttttgggcacgtttaggggggcaaaaaggccttcctttcgtcagaagaaagaaagaaagaaagaaagaaagaaagaaaaattcctacagatacaatagggccttcgcactgaaggtgctcgggccctaaaaattcctacagatacaatagggccttcgcactgaaggtgctcgggccctaaaaatgtcatacattctggattcattacaaatcaactgaaatattgcaagccttttattattttaatattgctgatcatggcttacagcttaagaaaactcaaatatcctatctcaaaaaatttgaatattctgggaatcttaatcttaaactgtacaccataatcagcaatattaaaataataaaaggcttgcaatatttcagttgatttgtcatgaatccagaatgtatgacaattttgttttttttttaaattgtattacagaaaacaaagaactttatcacaatatcctAATTTTCTCAGAAGGTCCTGTACTTCTCTTATGTGTTACATTACATTAAATGTAAAATTATTTTCAGAAATAATAGGGACATAGTCACCAAACAATGCCAGTGAGAAGAGCCAGTTTTCTCATTGTGGGAGTTCTCACAAGGTCCAGAAAGGAATATTTCCTATTTTCATCATCTGAAAGTATGACTTTGGACAGGAGCTGGAGAGAATAAGggacattttgatttataaagAGGATATTTGCTGCTTCATAAGGTCCACAAATGAGTGAAATGTTGTACCTCAGGCTTTAAGTCAGCCATGAACTCCTCTCTGCGGTTGACTTGTGCACATTGTTTAAGGTAAAAATGAGCCTGCTCCACTTTACCGCTACTGAGCAACCATCTGGCAGACTCTGGGAGCCATCTGTgacaaaattaacattaattcaaCACTTTGGTTCAGCAAAACTATGAATTGTTAAGTAAAGTGAAGAGGATATTTCTTCTTATTGTCACTTATTTGTCCTTACCGCCAGGTGAACATAGCAACCAGCAGCggggtggtcacagtaaaagtcaGTTTCCTCCAATCATTCACAAAATAGGCGAGGCCAGGAAGTATCACAGTTGAGAAACTCCAGTCCAAGCTCATTAAAACACCCACGTAAGTTCGATGCTTGATGCCCACCCATTCAACACCTACGAAGAGCAGTATTTTTATCATTAACTAACTGTTGAGGTTAAAACACAAAGATGATTTAAAGACATGGCTTAataatattgttttgttttttaaattaagaAAAATCTTAAACCGCCTTCCTGATATAGGAATCTAAACCcaaattgcaaatcatcaatttaaccaacaaaaaaaccctTGACTGGAGACAAATGTACAAGTAGTTGGTGTTTGTCAAGTCATTATGCGTAAACAACTCAGAGAGACATCAAAGAGGCTGATGATGGCACATTAGAAACTACCCTTGATGCTAGACAGATATCTAGCACATTAAATATCAGGACCCGTTtgtttgttggcaatgacacaGGTCAAAGGTTTTCTGTAaatcttcacaaggttttcacaaactattgctggtattttgtcccattcctccatgcagatctccatccatccatccatccatccatccatccatccatccatccatccatccatccatccatccatccatccatcgtccgccgcttatccgttcccgggtcgcgggggcagcagcctcaacagggatgcccagacttccttcaccccagacacttcctccatctcttccgaggggagtccgaggcgttcccaggccagccgagagacatagtctctccagcgtgtcctgggtcttccccggggtctcctcccggtgggacatgtctggaacacctccctagggaggagggacatgcctggaacacctccctagggaggagggacatgcctggaacacctccctagggaggcgtccaggaggatccgatacagatgcccaagccacctcagctgactcctctcaatgtggaggagcagcggctcgactccgagctcctcccgggtgactgaactcctcaccctatctataagggagcgtccaaccaccctgcggaggaaactcatctcggccgcttgaatccacgatcttatcctttcggtcactacccaaagttcatgaccataggtgagggtaggggcgtagattgaccggtaaatcaagagcttcgcctttcgactcagctccctcttcaccacaacggtcCGGTACAACAACCCCATAACTGCGGacactgcaccgatccgtctgtcaatctcccgctccatcattccctcactcgtgaacaagatcccgagatacttgaactcctccacctgaggcaggacttctccacccacccggagaaggcacgccaccctttcccgatggagaaccatggcctcggttttggaggtgccgattctcatccctgccgtgtcgcactcggccgcaaaccgccccagcacatgctgaaggtcccggtccgatgaagccaacaggacaacatcatctacaataagcagagatgaaatcctgaggttcccaaagcggatcccctccggcctctggctgcgcctagaaatcctgtccataaaaataatgaacaggaTCGGTGAcaaagtccaacatgcaccgggaacaagtctgacttaccgCCGGctatgcgaaccaaactcctgctccgatcatacagagaccggacagcccttaaaacagggccccggactccatactaaACGAGAacccccccacagaatggcatgaGGGACGCGGttaaatgccttctccagatccacaaagcacatgtagactggttgggcaaattcccacgaaccctcgagcaccctgcggagggtacaGAGCTggtccatgcagatctcctctagagcaatgatgttttggggctgtcgctggcaacacagactttcaactccctccaaagattttctatggggttgagatctggagactggctaggccactccagcctgacgaagccactccttcgttgcctgggcggtgtgtttgggatcattgtcatcctgaaagacccagccacgtttcatcgtCAATGTCCTTggtgatggaaggaggttttcactcaaaatctcccGATACATGGCCCCAATCATTCTCTCCCTTACacagatcagtcgtcctggtccctttgcagaaaaacatccccaaagcatgtttccacccccatgcttcacagtaggtatggtgttctttggatgcaactcagctttctttctcctccgaacatgacaagttgtgtttctaccaaaaagttctattttggtttcatctgaccatataacattctcccaatcctcttctgcatcatccaaatgctcctcagatgggcctggacatgtactggcttaagcagggggaacgtctggctcTGCAGAATCCCTGgcagcgtagtgtgttactgatggtacctttgttactttggtcccagatctctgcaggtcattcagcaGGTCCCCTCAGTGGTCTTGgttgtcttccattttctacgAATTGCTCcaacagttgatttcttcacaccaagctgcttacctattgcagattcaatcttcccagcctggtgcagctctacaattttgtttctccCGTCCTTTGaaagctctttggtcttggccatagtggagtttggagtgtggctgtttgaggttgtggacaggtgtcttttatactgataaccagttaaaacaggtaccatttatacaggtaacgagtggaggacagaggagcctcttaaagaagaagttacaggtctgtgaaagccagaaatcttgcttgtttgtaggtgaacaaatacttattttaccaaggaatttaccaatgaattcagtaaaaatcctacaatgtgatttgtGCCCCCCctattctgtctctcatagttgaagtgtacctatgatgaaaattacaggcctctctcatctttttaagtgggagaacttgcacaattggtggctgactaaatacttttttgccccactgtatatatgtatataaatgggCTCTGACTTGAAATCTGAGAAGAACATGGGTCCCATTTTGTATTATTGTGGGACTCAGATGGGAAACCTatgcacatttaaaatataGGACTCATGCGGGATACAAGGGTGGTCATGATATTACCAGTAATCAGTAGATTAACTAAGATCATTTCACTAATAGTATCACCTTTACTAACAGATCAAACAAATTGTTGCCATGGTGCTTTAGTTGAACTTTGACAGGTAACTCACAAAGGACGATGGAGACTAAACTTATTCCAGAAATTGCCACTCCAGTTAAAAACCTTGTGGCAGCAAATGCAGGAAAACTAGTAGAGAAAGCACTTGAGAATGCAAAGACGGTGGTTGCTACGTAGGACACCATGAGGGTTGTTTTGCGGCCAAACCTAAGAAAACAAAAGTAGTTATAGATACATTTACAGAGCAGAGTCCACAAAAACACTTAAGAAAAATCATTGATGGGAGATGTTAATATGTTCACGGTGTAGGTTACAATAAATcaaaaatggtttataaattcAGTCAGGAGTTTAAAAATGTATGTTGCAACTCAGTCACTTACACGTTGGTATGCAACCTcattttgctttatggcatatGTTGATATATAAGAATGAACTTAGGAAGAAGAAAGTCAGAGATTTGTCTCCGTTAGATGTATATTTTAAGCAGACAAGAGCCTTACTTGCATGGTGAGGGAATATTTTGCAAGACTTCACATTAATTTCATACACATAAGCGATCCCTTCCaagaaatgttttcatttccacatttatttatggataatatatatatgtgtatataataacaaaataaatgtccAAATCAACAGAAAAGACTGAAAATAGGAATGAACATTTTTCCAATTATTTtcagtgcatttttttttacgttttttttttttttacatttgatttttgacattcttatatttatatatttttttgtacataacgAGACATGCCCCATTtatctgttcattttattctattttatttcttattctatttgatatttttaacgtcttgctgctcagttgtcttgcattgggggataaataaagttttctgaatttGAATTTAATCGTATTTCATAAatcttttaaaatatatatttaaaatatgaaaATGAAGTGATGGAAATCTCAACAGGTGTCTGATTTGAGCATTAAAAAACATGAAGACCTGTCACTAAGATAGCCAAATACTGCTGCTCCAACCATGACCCCCATGAAGAAGATGGTAGCCGTGGCTCTGTTCATGCTTCTGTTATCACAAACCAGATCCCACTACAAAGCAAACACAAGCAACAGAAAACGTGAGGGTTAAACTGGCGGCCACATTCAGAAAATGCACCCAGAGAACTCACCTCTGTGGCCAGAGTGGACCTGAAGGTGCTGTTGTCGTACACCCAGCCATTCTCGCATGGCATCGTGGGTGCATCAGTGGTGTTGGCAGCGTTAAAAAGCAGATGATACTGGGGCTCTCGGAACATCCGGCAGGAGCTTGGATCCCCATTTGGCTGAACGGGAATACCAACGACGACCTTCTCTTCTTGAGATAGATTCCCGAAAATCGGTCCATCATCCAAAGAGCTCACGTTGCAGTGGTGAGAGGGAACAACTGCAATGAAATTATTCAGTAGAAAATGAAAAGGCAAAGTCATACGAGGAATTATCAACAAGGCGATTGTCCTCATCTGGAATTTCCCAAAGCCACTGATCTCTGCCAGCACATTCTCGAACTTCATTTTGCTAACGAATGTTGCAAAGGTTGACAGGAACAGAAGTCAGTGTAAAGCGGACGAAAACCTGGCCAGCAAGTCTTTTTCCTTTAGTTAGACACTGCCGGTTAATGGTCAGTGAGTTTGAGAGAATGTTAAATATGCAATAGCGTGTTACTCACGGAAAGCTGTGCTCACTACACTGTAATCAGGAAAGTAAGTTTCTTTTTCAATAAATAACCTGCAAAGATGGCAGCACAGGGAGGAAGCGGTGAGCACTGAACCGTTTCACGGAAAGATCTGTGACCTATAAAAGGATGTAGTGATAATCTATATGTCACAAAAACAGCTTAACATTCATTTAATGTTTTAAAAGCGATGTGTTTGTggagaaaaatgaatgtaaatacTTAAAATTCTTACTGGAATTCAGGTTTGATGTTTACACACACAGCTCAGCATAAGCATAAAAACCGTGGTAGTTTATTAGGGCCTTTAGTAATTCTCTCAAACTGTCCTTTATCTCTGCCACAATGATTTTAAAACaatggagaaaaaacaaaataaagaaatgacaaaacagGTCGGAACCCACATTAACTTATTGTGGGTTTTCTGAAATAGACAAGAAGCTaagcttataaaaaaaaaaaaatttaccaAACATTAGTTTTTATCTCTTTACCTATCCaaaatgtttagatatttatgtggatatttatgtagtatatattatctgttgagagggatagttaaaatgatgtaatatatgttatatatgtattgggtatgtagcacatatatatttatagggatatttatgtagtttatatagtgtatatttatatagatgtatataatagttgtattttctagattttgatataatatttatgtaatatttatattgtctatatacttatatggataattatgtaataataggcatgtttacgtagtatttatatagattatatttatatggatattgtgtagatatactAATAGCAATAATATAAATCCATagtgttataaaggggtaggaactaggaaaaagtgtacacttcttcctactcctttttttcgaacatatgtgaatatgaagatgtaaatgtttatctttttattattatttttactttcattttatatacatgttcgaaataaaaattaattcattcattcaaaacaaCCTTCTGGCAGAAATCTGGTTGGTGTTTTCCCAGAATTCTGCAAAGGAATTCTTATTTTCCTGACACAGGTCTGACTTTTCAAGCCATTTGACATAAAATCACTACAGCAAATCAGGACTCAGTGACAGCTCGTTCAAAAGTTCGATGTCTCTGTGACATGACAGTTTGTTCAGCCAAGCTCAGGAAGGTTGGCCGTCCGCCTGAGTTGGGTTGTTCCTCGACGGGTCTGGGGTTGGAAGTGGAAGAGAACAGCAACACCTGCTGGGAAGAAGGAACACAAGTTTATAACAACAATAGTGTCATTAATACTTGATTCATTTTTCTTTGGAGAATAATAAAGCATTTCAAATTTGAATGTTATGTATTCGTTATCTGATTATTAGTCATGCTAAATTCAGTATAgatttttatattgtattaGAAACTGTGAAGGGCATCTGTAATCTAAAATATTCTTATCAATAACCTACCACTATACCACAGACctccaatgaaaaaaaatgggaaGCAGACCTGGAATGTTCATATGAGGACAAGGATTGGTATACTCttttagaaaaaacacacactatGCTAATATCCACCAAACATagacaaattcaattcaatattttACATCAAATCTACTACACTCCCTAtagattaaatacatttacagtttttctcaattggtttggtacatttctcacatcagaattgaaattctcaaaagttcttgttcagttttcacatcatcatgccatttgtgcagataaaaaaggcagtttctcattgcattgaacaaattgcaaatgcttttgtccatccatgcaaatgattgtgtacaattctcagttttttcgtacattatcAATTGCTTTTGTCATGCTAATCAAAATGCTTTGTTATAGGAATCTATCAAATAGTCTCTTTCCCCAAAACATTTAGGCTATAGTTCATCATATAAGTCTTCACATGCAAAATGATTTACCAAGCCATCATAACATGTCAAGCATACCGGTATATACATTTCCATAAGACATTTGTctgtaaatatgatctaaattggtaaattcctcccaGGTGAATCTAGACTTTCTCTAATGAAAAGAGTTGATCAACCAATGATCGACAGTTTTCTGAATGAGCTCAAGGGAGCATCTCATGAACAATCTACTGGGGAGTAGAGCCTATTCCACTGATGCTCTATACAATGCCATTGTGTCTTCCTcaaatttgttttggtttacaTTTCTATTTCCCACATAGGACTGTAAGACAAGTACACAGGGGTGGTAGAGGGCGGATTTTCACACCACACCAGGAGATGGCTATCTGCAACATTGTTGTTGAAAACAACGCCATTACACTGAGAGAGATACAGACTACTATTTTGCAGGACAATGACACATTTGCAAACATCCAAACAGTCAGTATCTCTACCATTGACAGAGTGCTAAAAAAACAGCACATGCGCATGAAACAGCTATACACTGTCCCATTTGAAAGAAATGGTGAGAGGGTGAAGGAGCTGCGCTACCACTTTGTCCAGGTACAACTTTTATTCCAAAACCATATATAGATATGTCCTCgtttgtaagtcgctttgggtTTACAGTAAAAGGTGTCTGCCAAATGCAATGTAATGTAAAGATGTACACTACACTACTGTAAGTGTGGCATTTGCACATATGCTATGGCTGTAGAAAAGAAGATGCAATATGTCATATACGTTTGATCTAACTTCTTTTGCAAATGCATGTAATGCAGTAAttccaaaaataacattttgtctTCTGTATTTAGCGCATGATGGAACTGGAAGCTAGTGATCCACCCTGTCACTTCATTTACATGGACGAGGCTGGCTTCAATCTGACAAAGCGCAGAAGACGGGGTCGAAACCTTATTGGACATCGAGCCACCATTGATGTGCCAGGCCAAAGGGGTGGCAACATAACTATGTGTGCCGCAATATCAGATAACGGCGTGCTGACACACATTCCACTGATGGGTCCATACAACTCTGAACGTCTAATAGCATTCCTAGACACTTTGTACAGGGATCATATCCTAGGTGGCCCAGCCGAGAATATGGCCCAGCCCAAATATGCCATAATATGGGACATGTAAGCTTCCACAAGTCAAACCTAGTAAGGCAGTGGTACGCAAACCATAACAGAATGGTGATGGAGTTCTTACCACCATACTCCCCATTCCTCAACCCCATTGAGGAATTTTTCTCAGCCTGGAGGTGGAAGGTGTATGACCGAGAGCCACACACACAAGTGACCCTTCTGGCTGCAATGGATGCAGCATGCCAAGACATTACTGCAGATTCCTGCAGAGCATGGATTAGGCATGCAAGAA
Proteins encoded in this window:
- the slc22a7b.1 gene encoding solute carrier family 22 member 7b.1, whose protein sequence is MKFENVLAEISGFGKFQMRTIALLIIPRMTLPFHFLLNNFIAVVPSHHCNVSSLDDGPIFGNLSQEEKVVVGIPVQPNGDPSSCRMFREPQYHLLFNAANTTDAPTMPCENGWVYDNSTFRSTLATEWDLVCDNRSMNRATATIFFMGVMVGAAVFGYLSDRFGRKTTLMVSYVATTVFAFSSAFSTSFPAFAATRFLTGVAISGISLVSIVLCVEWVGIKHRTYVGVLMSLDWSFSTVILPGLAYFVNDWRKLTFTVTTPLLVAMFTWRWLPESARWLLSSGKVEQAHFYLKQCAQVNRREEFMADLKPELLSKVILSDDENRKYSFLDLVRTPTMRKLALLTGIVWFGINCTYYGISLNVPGFGVNIYLTQFIYGGIEVPAKIFIVLSLNRIGRRLTQAGTLILTGLCIFCNFFISQDQWALKTTVGALGKMFSEAAFTTAFLYTTEIYPTVMRQIGLGHSSFMGRLGVSVSPLMIMLEDVWFHLPNIIFVSVALIAGLSASFLPETRNVRLPETIEDVERTRRPSVSTSDEMQTKE